The Leifsonia poae region TCGAGCTCGGGGGAGCGCAGGGCCAGCGCGATGGCCAGGCCGTCGTCGATGTCGCTTCCCGGTTCGCCGAGGCCCGGGTCGGTGTCGATGATCACCGGAATGCCGCTCATCGGAGCACCTCCGCCAGGGCGCTCGTGCGGCGGGCCAATTCGGCGATCCCGATGCGGTCGAAGTCGCGCACGGCGCTGCGCACATGGACGTGCGTGGAGCCGACCAGTTCGCCGGGGATGGCGTCGACGCCGTGCAGGGCGCCGAAGACGCTCCCGACCGTGGCCGCCGAGGAATCGGTGTCGCGTCCGCCGGAGATGGTGAGCGCCACAGCGTCGGTGAAATCGGTTCCCCAGAGCAGTCCGATCGAGATCAGGGCGGCGTTGTTCACCGTGTGCACCCAGTTGTAGTGGCCGAGCTCCGCATCCACCCAGTCGAGCGCCTGCGTCGACGTCGCCCCGGTGCGGTGAAGCCCCAGCACGCCGTGGAGGGCGCCGGCGAGCCGCGAGCCTTCGGGAACGACCGCGGCCGCGGCCCGGAGGGCATCGGAGGGGGTCGGAACCGCCAGTGCGGCCGAGACCAGCGCAGCCGCCCACAGTTCACCGAACACGCCGTTGGCTGTGTGGCTCAGCCGAGCGTCGGTCAACGCGCGCCGCGCCGCCAGCCCGGGGCGACCGGGGTACACGTAGCCGAAGATGTCCGCGCGGATCAGGGCGCCGATCCACTCACGGTAGGGGTTGCCGACCAGCGCGGTGCGGTCGACGGGTACGCCGCGGATCAGGTTGCGGTATGCGGCGCGCTCGGCGGTGAACGTCTGCGTGAACGGCAGCCGGTCGAGCCAGCTGCGCGCGATGTCGGCCGTGGTGAGGGTGTCGCCGTACTCTTCGAGCATCCACAGCCCCAGGATGGTCCAGTCGAGGTCGTCGTCGCGGGGCACATCGGCGAACAGGCCGGCCGACGCGAACGGCGCCGATTCGTGCAGGTGGCTCACGCCTTCCGGAAGCTCGGGGAGCAGGGGGAGGTAGCCGGTCTGCGGCGACTGTCCGACGGCTTCGAGGTACCGGCGCACCTCGTCGCGGGTCAGCCCCTCGACCGGCTTGCCCATCGTGTTGGCGACGCACCGGCCGAGCCAGGCGCCATGGATGCGTGCGGCGAGCCCCGACGCTTCCACCGGGAGTTCGGGAAGCGCATCGGCGAGGGCGTGCAGGGTCGCGTCGTCGTCCTGCTCGCGGTAGGGCCAGTCGGCGGCGACGGGTACCCTGCCGAGTTCGCCGGTGATCGCGGCCAGCCCGGGGTAGTCGGCGGCAGCGGCGGCATCGCGCGCCGC contains the following coding sequences:
- a CDS encoding ADP-ribosylglycohydrolase family protein: MHDVLDDRDLVPDEAEQLLHSGYPVGALLAAARDAAAAADYPGLAAITGELGRVPVAADWPYREQDDDATLHALADALPELPVEASGLAARIHGAWLGRCVANTMGKPVEGLTRDEVRRYLEAVGQSPQTGYLPLLPELPEGVSHLHESAPFASAGLFADVPRDDDLDWTILGLWMLEEYGDTLTTADIARSWLDRLPFTQTFTAERAAYRNLIRGVPVDRTALVGNPYREWIGALIRADIFGYVYPGRPGLAARRALTDARLSHTANGVFGELWAAALVSAALAVPTPSDALRAAAAVVPEGSRLAGALHGVLGLHRTGATSTQALDWVDAELGHYNWVHTVNNAALISIGLLWGTDFTDAVALTISGGRDTDSSAATVGSVFGALHGVDAIPGELVGSTHVHVRSAVRDFDRIGIAELARRTSALAEVLR